A section of the Alkalihalobacillus sp. LMS39 genome encodes:
- a CDS encoding YqkE family protein, translating into MNNKKKKQNDSFGDLSERLSEDIMKKLKDTSVTLKEAEKQKEENERQKRIQEKREREKNKSFEELLEESNLDWRNFKK; encoded by the coding sequence ATGAACAACAAGAAGAAAAAACAAAACGATAGCTTTGGTGACCTCTCAGAAAGACTTTCAGAAGATATAATGAAGAAATTGAAAGACACTTCTGTGACACTTAAAGAAGCAGAAAAGCAAAAAGAAGAGAACGAAAGGCAAAAACGGATTCAAGAAAAAAGGGAACGAGAGAAGAATAAATCCTTTGAAGAATTACTAGAAGAAAGTAATCTTGATTGGCGGAATTTTAAGAAGTGA
- a CDS encoding NRDE family protein, with product MCIVNISFEQHDHYCFVLAANRDEFFERSTAPLHIWEDTPQVIGGRDLVSMGSWLAVTKEKRMAALTNFRDQVVVESPKSRGSLIANFVQLQQPALQYIKNIEHEKAKYGGYNLLLYENHKLFFHTNRGTGPLQVEKGIYSISNGHFHAKWPKTIKGKSLLQDTISLKGEKLVTTLLDRLTDNAVAPDEQLPSTGVGMKAERMLSPLFIHSPGYGTRCSTVVLLNKEGQGLIIERTYDSNGKTTDRNMTF from the coding sequence GTGTGTATTGTTAACATATCCTTTGAGCAACATGACCATTATTGTTTCGTTTTAGCTGCGAATCGCGATGAATTTTTTGAACGAAGCACAGCACCACTTCACATTTGGGAAGACACCCCTCAAGTTATTGGTGGACGAGACCTTGTTTCCATGGGAAGTTGGTTAGCTGTGACAAAAGAGAAAAGAATGGCTGCATTGACTAATTTTCGTGACCAGGTTGTGGTGGAAAGTCCAAAATCACGTGGAAGTCTTATTGCTAATTTTGTTCAGCTTCAGCAACCTGCCTTACAGTATATTAAGAATATTGAGCATGAAAAAGCAAAGTATGGCGGATATAATTTACTTCTTTATGAAAATCATAAATTATTTTTCCATACGAATCGAGGAACAGGTCCATTACAAGTAGAAAAAGGGATATATAGTATAAGTAATGGTCATTTTCATGCGAAATGGCCAAAAACGATAAAAGGAAAATCGCTTTTACAAGATACGATTTCTCTTAAGGGAGAAAAATTAGTAACGACTTTGCTCGACCGTTTAACAGACAACGCCGTTGCGCCTGATGAACAATTACCGTCAACAGGGGTAGGAATGAAAGCAGAGCGGATGTTATCCCCTTTGTTTATCCATAGTCCTGGGTATGGCACTCGTTGTTCAACCGTTGTGTTACTTAATAAAGAAGGACAAGGATTAATTATTGAACGAACTTATGATTCAAATGGAAAGACAACTGACCGAAACATGACATTTTAA